The following coding sequences are from one Primulina eburnea isolate SZY01 chromosome 15, ASM2296580v1, whole genome shotgun sequence window:
- the LOC140815600 gene encoding heavy metal-associated isoprenylated plant protein 39-like, giving the protein MSKKVVLKLQIDDDKEKQKALKTVSRISGIESIAMDMKEKKLTVVGDVDPIQLASKLRKLWATTDILTVGPAKEPEKKKDEDKKDDAKKDAVKKEEDQKKKELEQIAELLTHYRNNYNVNPYYTQHYRVYSAEENPNSCVIS; this is encoded by the exons ATGTCCAAG AAAGTGGTGTTGAAATTACAAATAGATGATGACAAAGAGAAGCAAAAAGCTTTAAAGACAGTTTCACGTATATCAG ggaTTGAATCTATAGCAATGGACATGAAGGAGAAGAAATTAACAGTAGTTGGAGATGTGGATCCTATCCAACTGGCGAGCAAGTTGAGAAAACTCTGGGCCACTACTGATATTTTGACAGTAGGGCCAGCGAAAGAGCCAGAGAAGAAGAAAGACGAAGACAAGAAAGATGACGCCAAAAAAGATGCCGTGAAAAAGGAAGAAGATCAAAAGAAGAAGGAACTCGAGCAGATTGCTGAATTATTGACGCATTACAGGAATAATTACAATGTCAATCCGTATTATACGCAGCACTACCGTGTTTACAGCGCCGAGGAAAACCCTAATTCTTGTGTTATCTCTTGA